A window of Centropristis striata isolate RG_2023a ecotype Rhode Island chromosome 13, C.striata_1.0, whole genome shotgun sequence genomic DNA:
ATCGCATTCAAGTTAAGTACATACAGTAATGGCTTGGTAATTTACCTGGGCATGTATGTAGCTCTTTCCTTGACAGCAAATTCTCTCTGACATTGACAATGTTCCAGCGGCAGCGGTTTATTTAACACGCCATTAATCTCTAACGACAGAAGACCGCGTCGCAGCAGATGTTTGTTAACAAACTTCTGCTCAGTCCTCCGGTGTTGTTCTTCACCCTCATTGACATGTATTACTGCGACAAGAAGAGGGTCATGAGGCAAACAGTCGAGGACTGTGCCAGTTAACTAGTATTTTGGGTGCGTTTTGGCGACAGGAAATTGTTTTTGTCAAGATGCAGAATTATTTGAGCCACAGCTCACCCTTGATATTTGCACTACATGGATTCATTTGTCAAATTATGCCAAAATCACTGATACTGCAGCACATCTGAGTGCATGGTCATCAGTATGCTAATGTTCAACTATGCAGTGAAGCAATCCAATTATTGAATGATGGCCACTGTACATCAGCTCTCTTATTGAATATGTGTGCAATTAATGAGTGCAGAGCAACCAGAACACTGACACTGAGTAAATTAACACTTTGGTAAACTTAGACTGACAAAAACAGGATTGTCTCCACTCAGAATATGGACTACTGAGAAAAGATGAGCACATGTCAGAGGATTATTGTATTATAAGTgtatcatttttctcttttctctctcttctaaAGCAGCAGGACAGTGTGAAAAGACATAATACAGAGCACTTCATGGCCTTAGCCATTGAAATAGAAAATCTTTTTGTACTGGATGCTGGTGAGTGGGAGTGAGGGCAACAAACTGCAGGAAAGTAAAGGGAGAAGAAACAGGCAGAGTTTAGCCTAAGGGCTCATGAGGTAAGGACACTTAACTTATCGCATGCATTGCCATAGTCAACATGATTTTTATATCGGCTCtatgctttaaaaacaaaaggaaTAAATCATCTCCTTttcacaaatataaatatattttatgtttagtATATACAATAATGATTTGCCATCATCAACAACATTAGTATTGAAGGGGAGAGAAAAAGCATGTCAGTAAACTCTTGCCTAATGGGTACAGACACTGCAAAGACAGCCATGATTGATTGGCGTGCTCAAGCACTCTCTCTGAAGATGAAGCGAGACAATAGTAGTTTTATTGTAGAAGGCTGGTGGTGTGGCTGCGCCGTGCCATGCCGCAGTCTACTTAGTCCTGAGAGCTATGAGATAAactgtcctcctccagctcccatTCAAAGTTCTGGCCGGTCATTTGGTAGAACATCATGTTAAAGGGTTTGTAGAACTTGTGCAGCCGCCGAATCACGTCCGGGTCAATTTTAGGGTGAGTTCTCCCTTTAGACTTGCCGAGGCATCTGGGGGTGCTGCTGTCCTCGGGCTTCTTCAGACACGGAAATCCTTTAgttttattgaagtaaaagtgtTTGTCTGTGACGATCCGTTTCAGTCCCAAGAAGTCCTGCACTTTGGCCATCTCGCCCGCGGGATCCACAATGAGTCTTTCCCCGCTGACAAAGTGCATTTGGGAGAGAGGGAAGTACTGCATCCAGCTCTCCAAGTGCAGCGCGTATATCCCAATACGCAATGCGCTCCATGAGGCATCTATAAGACCCAGCGTCCGGTTCTTAAAAGCCAGAACCTCAAAAGTGGGGATCTCAGGTTTCTTGGACAAAGTCTGCGTGTAGTCTGAAATGGCTCTAGTGACAGGATTACGCACCACTATAATCAGCTTGATGTCCCTGGCCATGGAGTGGATGCGCTTTGGGGCATGGTTAGTCACAAAGTAGCTGGGTGTCTTCTCCATGGTGATCTGCCCTTCCAGCGTTGAAGGCATCAGGtctctgaaacacaaacaggggaggaggagagaaaaaaagagcagcTTAGCACTGTATTATCCTCAACACCTCTTGCAGTGCAAATGAAATACCCAAGGACACAGCGCAAGCAAATTTGGTACATTTATTAAGCAGCACATTATTTGAAATTACAAGTGAAAATAACCGTTATTATCACTGGACATTATGTTGTGAGAAGAAACATACAGCTAATTACATCCATGGAGTAATATGCAAGAGATAAAAGAAAGAAGATGAAACGGCAGGCAAGCAAGTATGCTCATTGCTTAATTGACT
This region includes:
- the hs3st4 gene encoding heparan sulfate glucosamine 3-O-sulfotransferase 4; the protein is MAFWSNTSVFTSKVPRKILFMFTLSLSVTYLFYSLMSCYNSLQFPLQENYAYQGRLVTEETTFVTLREKLYSASQGFTEFTEAERTTAVSTVKDHVEAEQRTVEWIRTQASPTKSAAAYHTTALEREHQEFSTTDSELRVNCTMDYGEKKLPQAIIIGVKKGGTRALLEALRVHPDVRAVGNEPHFFDRNYEKGLDWYRDLMPSTLEGQITMEKTPSYFVTNHAPKRIHSMARDIKLIIVVRNPVTRAISDYTQTLSKKPEIPTFEVLAFKNRTLGLIDASWSALRIGIYALHLESWMQYFPLSQMHFVSGERLIVDPAGEMAKVQDFLGLKRIVTDKHFYFNKTKGFPCLKKPEDSSTPRCLGKSKGRTHPKIDPDVIRRLHKFYKPFNMMFYQMTGQNFEWELEEDSLSHSSQD